The following are encoded in a window of Staphylococcus piscifermentans genomic DNA:
- a CDS encoding acyl-CoA dehydrogenase family protein has product MLESGLIHTEIQRKWLKKLREVKADFQAHSEKNDLESRFPYENIDWLVKEGYTLLTVPTEYGGEGATIEDMVILQSYLGEIDGATALSIGWHLSVVGQLYAEEMWEQPLLEKFATAIKDGALINRAVSEAETGSPTRGGKPSTHAVKDHDSYILNGVKTFTSMSPALTHFLVSGYDETSGQFGFFLVEKDTPGLSIAETWNVMGMRATESHDLVLEDVRIPAENFVEVAGKGPKRPNGWMLHIPSVYLGIAQAAADYAKDFAQNHSPNSIEGTIADLPTVQQSVGEMESLLLSARGFLWSTARIYHESPEAPVWNETSASKILVMNQGLQVVDIAMRIVGAKSLEMERPLQRYYRDMRAGLHNPPMQDAAYTNIAKSELHLF; this is encoded by the coding sequence GTGCTAGAATCAGGTTTAATTCATACAGAGATTCAGCGTAAATGGCTGAAGAAACTCCGTGAGGTGAAAGCGGACTTTCAAGCTCATTCGGAAAAGAATGATTTGGAGAGCAGGTTCCCTTATGAAAATATCGATTGGCTGGTTAAGGAGGGCTATACCTTATTGACGGTGCCGACGGAATATGGCGGCGAGGGTGCCACAATTGAAGACATGGTGATTTTACAAAGTTATTTAGGTGAGATTGATGGCGCCACTGCTCTGTCTATCGGCTGGCATTTAAGTGTGGTCGGTCAATTGTATGCAGAAGAAATGTGGGAGCAGCCGTTGCTAGAGAAATTTGCGACAGCAATTAAAGATGGTGCATTGATTAATCGTGCTGTGAGTGAAGCGGAAACTGGTAGTCCGACGCGTGGCGGTAAACCTTCAACGCATGCGGTCAAAGATCATGACAGTTACATTTTAAATGGTGTAAAGACGTTTACTTCTATGAGCCCCGCGTTAACGCATTTCTTGGTCAGCGGTTATGATGAAACATCAGGTCAATTCGGGTTCTTTTTAGTGGAAAAAGATACACCCGGGTTGTCTATCGCTGAAACTTGGAATGTTATGGGAATGCGTGCGACTGAAAGTCATGATTTAGTATTGGAGGATGTGCGTATTCCTGCTGAAAACTTTGTGGAGGTGGCTGGCAAAGGTCCGAAACGTCCCAATGGTTGGATGCTCCATATTCCAAGTGTTTATCTAGGTATTGCACAAGCTGCTGCTGATTATGCCAAAGATTTCGCTCAAAATCACAGCCCGAATAGTATTGAAGGTACGATTGCTGACTTGCCGACTGTGCAGCAATCTGTCGGTGAAATGGAGTCGCTATTGTTATCTGCACGCGGTTTCTTATGGTCAACTGCTCGTATTTATCACGAATCTCCAGAGGCGCCTGTCTGGAACGAGACTTCAGCCAGCAAAATATTGGTGATGAATCAAGGTTTGCAAGTTGTGGACATTGCGATGCGTATTGTAGGTGCTAAGAGCTTGGAAATGGAGCGTCCGCTTCAACGTTATTATCGTGATATGCGCGCTGGTCTGCATAATCCACCGATGCAAGATGCTGCTTATACGAATATTGCTAAATCCGAACTTCATTTATTTTAA
- a CDS encoding biotin transporter BioY: MTTKHITFTAIMTAIIALLGLVPPIPLPFMPVPIVLQNVGIFLAGILLGKKYGTLSVIVFLILAACGLPVLSGGRGGIGVFAGPSAGFLFLYPVVAFLIGWYRDRSIERINFIKIFIPVIVAGVLLLDIVGTLIMGMITNMPLSKAFFLSFVFMPGDIVKAVIASLIGAALLNHTRFKQLIRF, from the coding sequence ATGACTACTAAACACATTACATTTACAGCGATTATGACAGCAATTATAGCATTGCTCGGCTTAGTACCGCCGATTCCTTTACCATTTATGCCAGTACCTATCGTGTTGCAAAACGTCGGTATTTTCTTAGCAGGTATTCTGTTAGGTAAGAAATACGGAACACTCAGTGTGATTGTATTCCTTATTTTAGCAGCATGCGGCTTACCCGTTTTATCTGGCGGACGTGGCGGTATCGGAGTGTTTGCCGGACCATCTGCAGGATTTTTATTCTTGTATCCAGTTGTAGCATTCTTAATCGGCTGGTATCGCGACAGATCAATTGAGCGCATTAATTTTATTAAAATTTTCATTCCGGTTATTGTAGCAGGCGTATTACTTCTAGATATTGTTGGTACTTTGATTATGGGAATGATTACGAATATGCCACTTTCTAAAGCTTTCTTTTTATCATTTGTATTTATGCCAGGTGATATTGTGAAAGCTGTAATTGCTTCATTAATTGGAGCGGCGCTATTGAATCATACGCGATTCAAACAATTAATTCGTTTCTAA